A section of the Pseudomonas lini genome encodes:
- a CDS encoding pirin family protein, producing MKNIIGIYTSPRTHWVGDGFPVRTLFSYDNLGKHISPFLLLDHAGPAEFTPTTERRGVGQHPHRGFETVTIVYKGEVEHRDSTGSGGKIGPGDVQWMTAASGILHEEFHSEGFAKSGGTLEMVQLWVNLPARDKMAEPGYQTILDGDIPSLPLKNNAGSLRLISGEFDGHKGPARTFTPIDVWDIRLNAGKLLTLDLHEGRNTALVVLRGTVQVNQKELVREGQLALFERDGDQLSLEANNDAVVLLLSGEPIDEPIVGHGPFVMNTEQEIHQAFADFQSGQFGRMSD from the coding sequence ATGAAAAACATCATCGGTATCTACACCAGCCCACGAACCCATTGGGTCGGCGACGGTTTTCCGGTTCGCACGCTGTTTTCCTACGACAACCTGGGCAAACACATCAGCCCGTTTCTGCTGCTGGATCACGCCGGCCCTGCCGAATTCACCCCGACCACCGAGCGTCGTGGCGTTGGTCAGCATCCGCACCGTGGTTTCGAAACCGTGACTATCGTTTACAAGGGCGAAGTGGAACACCGCGACTCCACCGGCAGCGGCGGCAAGATCGGCCCCGGCGACGTGCAATGGATGACCGCAGCCTCGGGGATTCTTCATGAAGAGTTCCACTCCGAAGGTTTCGCCAAGAGCGGCGGCACCCTGGAAATGGTGCAGCTGTGGGTCAACCTGCCGGCCAGGGACAAGATGGCCGAGCCCGGTTACCAGACGATTCTCGACGGTGACATCCCGAGCCTCCCGCTGAAAAACAATGCCGGCAGCCTGCGCTTGATCTCCGGTGAATTCGACGGTCACAAAGGCCCGGCGCGGACCTTCACGCCGATCGACGTTTGGGATATTCGCTTGAACGCCGGCAAGTTGCTGACCCTGGACCTGCACGAAGGGCGCAACACCGCTCTGGTGGTGCTGCGTGGCACGGTTCAGGTCAATCAAAAGGAACTGGTGCGAGAAGGGCAGTTGGCGTTGTTTGAGCGCGACGGCGATCAGCTCAGTCTGGAAGCCAATAACGACGCCGTGGTGCTGCTGCTCAGCGGCGAGCCGATCGACGAACCCATCGTCGGCCACGGCCCGTTCGTGATGAACACCGAGCAAGAAATTCACCAGGCCTTTGCCGACTTCCAGTCGGGCCAGTTCGGCCGGATGAGCGATTGA
- a CDS encoding RHS repeat-associated core domain-containing protein: protein MEHIARIEQELDGFKDTLSLYRQQLGGFLSRNADKVSHVADLPSLMGMERIILFGNASTAVSSGDDEFISTVVQCPKGGKLEIESKFESVYDIPVGNIQVDVIAMDGGQSTPVTLDENGKGQFEGLPGKFYRVHVQGEVTPKQVDDLFDSYKGLANELEGWLRKEWEGFKPQWSQSTFAAAGNGMLAGSWAAVIGVWDSLSLLSDILQDPRKFAERLGSGADELAKLAETAPQVMAKVQLLASDEAALCLLLRTASLWLEMLPPSEIAGNTAEVTSQVIVSVLIDILIALALAWTGVGIPAAKAYLTLRGIKYGALLAGLAMRFVEATFNILNTFMKYVDQYKAVAARGVAAGLKKGRMQLRWDAKRNTTLKQNEHHDNVPDQAKNPNGDSADSANKTATNKCPVSMVTGEELLTLTDGSLDGVLPFDFTRLYRTSAAEIDCGLGFGWSHSLAHRLEIEGDTVIWIDHENRRTPFPLPNHERPAIHNSLSRAAIYLGDDPEELILAQAGDDARFYHFRNGYLTAISDAYDNRLRITRDRQQRIQRLDNGAGRALLLRYDRAHLIAVDYQVFVPAQTLAEAWHTERTLVSYRYDECAQLIEASNAAGESERYDYDDRHVILQRQLAGGASFFWAWERSGKAARCIRHWASFAQMDACYVWDDQGSVTVHNVDGSQEVYLHDDRARLVRKVELDGGEQLKAYDDQGRLIAEQDPLGAITEYRYDEVGRLVALIPPEDEPTSYEYRNGFLHARYRGKAVWKYRRNAQGDVTEATDPDGQVTHYHYDAQGRLLSIRYPDTSRHVFVWNALGQLVEETLPDGGQRRFSYDALGRQITRQDEHGALTRYQWDAVGRLIQTTLPTGASRGFSYNAYGKITAERDELGRVTRYEYVDDLHLVSRRINPDGTQLNYRYDNAQLLLTEIENESGEKYQLDYTPNGLIRQETGFDGRRTAYAYDLNGHLLEKTEFGDGGSQLVTAYERDPAGRLLVKILPDGIKVGYHYDSLGRLTSVDDGHDHPLEFEYDRQDRLITEHQGWGTLRYAYDACGQLKRLRLPDNSKLDYHHAKGGALTAIDLNGARLTSHTYKSGRELQRQQGLLLSEYAYDDQGRLKAHAVSQQQKNLYRRDYAYSLNGNLDHIADTRHGQRNYQYDPLNRLIRVRHTRDDPAESFAHDPAGNLLMQDRPGAATVKGNRLLMQGDRHYDYDAFGNLIRERRGTAQKLITEYRYDCQHRLVGVTTPDGRCSSYRYDAFGRRIAKIVDGHTTEFFWQGDHLVAESSREHYRSYLYEPGSFRPLAMLDGKGPRKACPFYYQLDHLGTPQELTDYSGEIVWSAKYNAYGKVTHLALGGGEQLEQPLRFQGQYFDAESGLHYNRHRYYNPEVGRYLTPDPIKLAGGLNQYQYTPNPTGWVDPLGLSGNCPPPNKPGCGAPDDTTGARVDEGEPALPKPKLSAQELAEKEVRRLDKSQSMHMVGKHSPAVPDAKWKQRAIDGTDPITGRKPWHQRGNPSSRFSSWELMLEAYTLATTRTERGLSRFTGTDGEGHNIVRMRLPGAGEGYVPNTRSKENPRLIKLDGFEMKFNAAGVPFTLYPIK, encoded by the coding sequence ATGGAGCACATCGCCCGCATCGAGCAGGAACTCGACGGATTCAAAGACACGCTGAGTTTGTATCGCCAACAGCTCGGTGGCTTCTTGAGTCGCAATGCCGACAAGGTCAGCCACGTGGCGGATCTGCCATCGCTGATGGGCATGGAACGGATCATTTTGTTCGGCAATGCCAGCACCGCCGTGAGCAGCGGCGACGACGAGTTTATCTCCACCGTCGTCCAGTGCCCGAAAGGCGGAAAGCTCGAAATCGAGAGCAAGTTCGAATCGGTTTATGACATTCCCGTGGGCAACATTCAGGTCGATGTGATTGCCATGGATGGGGGGCAGTCGACGCCGGTCACGCTCGATGAAAACGGCAAAGGGCAGTTCGAAGGCTTACCCGGCAAGTTCTACCGTGTTCATGTCCAGGGTGAAGTTACTCCGAAGCAAGTCGATGACCTTTTTGATTCCTACAAAGGCCTGGCCAACGAGCTGGAGGGCTGGCTACGCAAAGAGTGGGAAGGATTTAAACCGCAATGGTCGCAATCGACTTTTGCGGCCGCCGGTAACGGCATGCTGGCGGGCAGTTGGGCGGCGGTCATCGGTGTTTGGGACAGCCTCAGCCTGCTCTCGGACATCCTTCAGGATCCCCGCAAGTTCGCTGAACGTTTGGGCAGTGGCGCCGATGAGTTGGCCAAGCTTGCGGAGACAGCGCCGCAGGTCATGGCCAAAGTCCAACTGCTGGCCAGTGACGAAGCGGCGCTCTGTTTACTGCTGCGTACTGCAAGTCTCTGGCTGGAAATGCTCCCGCCCAGCGAGATCGCTGGCAACACGGCGGAGGTGACCAGCCAAGTCATTGTTTCGGTACTGATCGATATTCTGATTGCTTTGGCGCTGGCCTGGACGGGTGTCGGTATACCCGCCGCCAAGGCCTATCTCACACTTCGTGGGATTAAGTACGGGGCGTTGCTGGCTGGCCTTGCGATGCGCTTTGTCGAGGCCACTTTCAATATCCTCAACACCTTCATGAAGTACGTCGACCAGTACAAAGCCGTCGCCGCACGCGGTGTGGCGGCGGGTCTGAAAAAGGGTCGGATGCAACTGCGCTGGGATGCCAAGCGCAACACCACGCTCAAGCAAAACGAACACCACGACAACGTCCCGGATCAAGCAAAAAACCCCAACGGCGACAGTGCCGACTCGGCCAATAAAACTGCCACCAACAAATGCCCGGTGTCGATGGTCACCGGCGAAGAACTGCTGACCCTCACTGACGGATCGCTGGATGGGGTTCTGCCGTTCGACTTCACCCGGCTCTATCGCACCAGCGCCGCCGAGATCGACTGTGGATTGGGCTTCGGCTGGAGCCATTCGCTCGCCCATCGACTGGAGATCGAGGGTGACACGGTTATCTGGATCGACCACGAAAACCGTCGCACCCCGTTTCCATTACCGAACCATGAACGCCCGGCGATCCACAACAGCCTGTCGCGCGCGGCGATTTATCTCGGCGATGATCCCGAAGAACTGATCCTCGCCCAAGCTGGCGACGACGCGCGTTTCTACCACTTCCGCAATGGTTATCTGACGGCGATCAGCGACGCCTACGACAACCGCCTGCGCATCACCCGCGACCGCCAGCAGCGCATCCAGCGCCTCGACAACGGCGCCGGCCGCGCCTTGCTGTTGCGCTATGACCGCGCGCATCTGATCGCCGTCGACTATCAGGTGTTTGTCCCGGCGCAGACCCTCGCTGAGGCCTGGCACACCGAGCGGACGCTGGTCAGTTACCGCTACGACGAATGCGCTCAGCTGATCGAAGCGAGCAACGCCGCCGGGGAAAGCGAGCGTTACGACTACGACGACCGGCACGTCATCCTGCAGCGGCAACTGGCCGGTGGCGCGAGTTTCTTCTGGGCGTGGGAACGCTCCGGCAAGGCAGCCAGATGCATCCGGCACTGGGCGTCGTTTGCGCAGATGGATGCGTGCTATGTCTGGGACGATCAGGGCAGCGTCACGGTCCATAACGTCGATGGCAGCCAAGAGGTTTACCTTCATGACGACCGCGCGCGACTGGTGCGCAAGGTCGAGCTGGACGGCGGCGAACAGCTCAAGGCCTATGACGATCAAGGTCGACTAATTGCCGAGCAGGATCCGCTCGGGGCCATCACCGAATACCGTTACGACGAAGTCGGACGGTTGGTGGCGCTGATTCCGCCGGAAGACGAGCCAACATCCTACGAGTATCGCAACGGTTTCCTGCATGCGCGCTATCGCGGCAAAGCGGTGTGGAAATATCGGCGTAATGCGCAGGGCGATGTCACCGAGGCCACTGATCCCGATGGGCAGGTCACCCATTATCACTACGACGCTCAGGGGCGTTTGCTGTCGATCCGCTACCCGGACACCAGCCGGCATGTCTTCGTCTGGAATGCCTTGGGGCAGCTGGTCGAGGAAACGCTGCCGGATGGCGGGCAGCGACGCTTTTCCTACGATGCACTGGGGCGGCAGATTACCCGTCAGGACGAACACGGCGCGCTCACCCGCTACCAATGGGATGCCGTCGGTCGACTGATCCAGACGACTTTACCTACCGGCGCCAGCCGTGGGTTCAGCTACAACGCCTACGGCAAGATCACCGCCGAACGCGATGAACTGGGCCGCGTCACCCGCTACGAATACGTCGACGATCTGCATCTGGTCAGCCGCCGCATCAACCCCGACGGCACCCAGCTCAACTACCGCTACGACAACGCGCAGTTGTTGCTCACGGAAATCGAAAACGAATCCGGCGAAAAGTATCAGCTGGACTACACGCCCAACGGCCTGATCCGACAGGAAACCGGCTTCGACGGCCGCCGTACCGCGTACGCCTACGATCTCAATGGGCACCTGCTGGAGAAAACCGAGTTCGGCGACGGCGGCTCGCAGCTGGTTACGGCTTATGAACGGGACCCGGCCGGACGGCTGCTGGTCAAAATATTGCCCGATGGCATCAAGGTCGGCTACCACTACGACTCGCTGGGCCGACTGACCAGTGTCGACGACGGCCACGATCATCCACTGGAATTCGAGTACGACCGACAAGACCGGCTGATCACCGAGCATCAAGGCTGGGGCACGTTGCGTTACGCCTACGACGCCTGTGGCCAGCTCAAGCGCCTGCGCCTGCCGGACAACAGCAAACTCGACTATCACCACGCCAAGGGCGGCGCGCTGACGGCCATCGACCTCAACGGTGCACGTCTTACAAGCCACACGTACAAATCCGGCCGCGAACTACAGCGCCAGCAAGGTCTGTTGCTCAGCGAATATGCCTACGACGACCAGGGTCGATTAAAGGCCCACGCCGTCAGCCAACAGCAAAAAAACCTGTACCGCCGCGACTATGCCTACAGCCTCAACGGCAATCTCGACCACATCGCCGACACCCGCCACGGCCAACGCAATTACCAATACGACCCGCTCAACCGCCTGATCCGCGTGCGCCACACCCGCGACGATCCAGCGGAAAGCTTCGCCCACGACCCGGCCGGCAACCTGCTGATGCAGGACCGCCCCGGCGCCGCGACCGTCAAAGGCAATCGGCTATTGATGCAGGGCGACCGGCATTACGACTACGACGCCTTCGGCAACCTGATCCGCGAACGCCGCGGCACCGCGCAGAAACTCATCACCGAATACCGCTACGACTGCCAGCACCGGCTGGTTGGCGTCACCACCCCGGATGGTCGTTGTTCCAGCTACCGCTACGACGCCTTCGGCCGCCGCATCGCCAAAATCGTTGATGGCCACACCACCGAGTTCTTCTGGCAGGGCGACCACCTCGTCGCTGAAAGCAGTCGCGAGCATTACCGCAGCTACCTCTACGAACCGGGTAGCTTCCGCCCGTTGGCCATGCTTGACGGCAAAGGCCCGCGCAAGGCTTGCCCGTTCTACTACCAACTCGACCACCTCGGCACGCCGCAGGAGCTGACGGATTACAGCGGCGAGATCGTGTGGTCGGCGAAGTACAACGCCTACGGCAAAGTCACGCATCTGGCGTTGGGCGGGGGCGAGCAGCTTGAGCAACCGCTGCGCTTTCAAGGGCAGTACTTCGACGCCGAGAGCGGTCTGCACTACAACCGGCATCGCTACTACAATCCGGAAGTTGGCCGGTACCTGACGCCGGACCCGATCAAGTTGGCCGGCGGGCTGAACCAGTATCAATACACCCCGAATCCAACGGGATGGGTTGATCCGTTGGGGTTGAGCGGGAATTGTCCGCCACCGAACAAACCTGGGTGTGGGGCGCCGGATGATACGACTGGCGCTAGGGTTGATGAAGGTGAGCCGGCGCTACCAAAGCCTAAATTAAGTGCTCAGGAGCTTGCCGAGAAAGAAGTTAGACGGTTGGATAAAAGCCAGAGCATGCATATGGTGGGGAAACATAGTCCAGCGGTACCAGATGCCAAATGGAAGCAGCGAGCTATTGATGGTACGGATCCGATAACTGGTAGAAAACCCTGGCACCAACGTGGTAATCCAAGCTCCAGATTTAGCAGTTGGGAGTTGATGCTCGAGGCTTACACTCTTGCAACAACGAGGACTGAGCGAGGGCTATCTCGATTTACGGGGACGGACGGGGAGGGTCATAACATCGTTAGAATGAGGCTTCCGGGTGCCGGGGAGGGATATGTGCCAAACACTAGGTCGAAGGAAAATCCAAGGCTTATTAAATTGGACGGCTTTGAAATGAAGTTTAATGCTGCTGGCGTTCCATTTACGTTATATCCAATTAAGTGA
- the ycaC gene encoding isochorismate family cysteine hydrolase YcaC, whose protein sequence is MTTSYKRLDKDNAAVLLVDHQAGLLSLVRDIDPDRFKNNVLALADLAKYFKLPTILTTSFETGPNGPLVPELKALFPDAPYIARPGQINAWDNEDFVKAIKATGKKQLIIAGVVTEVCVAFPALSALAEGFEVFVVTDASGTFNELTRQSAWDRMSSSGAQLMTWFGLACELHRDWRNDVEGLATLFSNHIPDYRNLMTSYNTLTNNK, encoded by the coding sequence ATGACTACTTCCTACAAACGTCTCGACAAAGATAACGCCGCCGTTCTGCTGGTCGATCACCAGGCGGGTTTGCTTTCTCTGGTGCGCGACATCGATCCGGACCGTTTCAAGAACAACGTGCTGGCCCTGGCCGACCTGGCGAAGTACTTCAAGCTGCCAACGATTCTGACCACCAGTTTCGAAACCGGCCCCAATGGCCCGCTGGTACCGGAGCTCAAGGCGTTGTTCCCGGATGCGCCGTACATCGCTCGTCCAGGCCAGATCAATGCCTGGGACAACGAAGACTTCGTCAAGGCGATCAAGGCCACTGGCAAGAAGCAACTGATCATCGCCGGTGTGGTAACCGAAGTCTGCGTGGCGTTCCCGGCGCTGTCGGCCCTGGCCGAAGGTTTTGAGGTGTTCGTGGTGACCGACGCTTCCGGCACGTTCAACGAACTGACCCGTCAATCGGCGTGGGATCGCATGTCGTCCTCCGGTGCCCAGTTGATGACCTGGTTCGGCCTGGCCTGTGAACTGCATCGCGACTGGCGCAACGACGTGGAAGGTCTGGCGACCCTGTTCTCCAACCACATCCCGGACTACCGCAACCTGATGACCAGCTACAACACCCTGACTAACAACAAGTAA
- a CDS encoding mechanosensitive ion channel domain-containing protein, giving the protein MLSLLTEHPLLSALTLILIDLGLWRLITASGSNWKLAVRVVIFALFSMLLFNEGMNPMEPAPWVDNVPLHLAATGLQIGWWLFAARTLTVLIGTVMMQRVGHTGRLLQDLLGAVIFLIAVIAALAYVLELPVKGVLATSGALAIIVGLALQSTLSDVFSGIVLNTTKPYQLDDWISIDGTEGRVIDIDWRATRLQTAQGSMAVIPNSLAAKAKIINFSRPSDIFGVSVSLQLSPHARPQTVIDALERAMQGCRYLLNKPAPCVALKGSSATGVEYEISGFVVSMDQKRMVRNLLFDLAFRHLQASGVSLLSNVEPNAPANLSRPRALLDASNIFSTLRQEEKETFSQNMTLQTFRPGEMILPAGEVSDHLFIIESGVVSVELSRRGVKFETGRMGPGEVIGEGGILSDTAMPADFIAKTVCSLYRIEKEYLQPCLDARHDIGEAMKALLDFRLNKAQTLIQETPKVVEKKGFLQWLRKRSG; this is encoded by the coding sequence ATGCTGTCACTGCTCACCGAACACCCATTGCTCAGCGCGCTGACTCTGATCCTGATCGATCTGGGATTGTGGCGTTTGATCACGGCCAGCGGGAGCAACTGGAAGCTGGCGGTGCGGGTGGTAATTTTCGCGCTGTTCAGCATGCTGCTGTTCAACGAAGGCATGAACCCCATGGAGCCGGCGCCCTGGGTCGACAACGTGCCGTTGCATCTGGCGGCGACCGGTTTGCAAATTGGCTGGTGGCTGTTCGCTGCGCGCACCCTGACGGTATTGATCGGCACGGTGATGATGCAACGGGTCGGGCACACCGGGCGTTTGTTGCAGGATCTGCTCGGCGCGGTGATTTTCCTGATCGCGGTCATCGCCGCCCTGGCGTACGTACTCGAATTGCCGGTCAAAGGCGTGCTGGCAACGTCCGGCGCGTTGGCGATCATCGTCGGCCTGGCCTTGCAAAGTACCCTCAGCGACGTGTTTTCCGGGATCGTCCTCAATACCACCAAACCCTATCAACTGGATGACTGGATCTCCATCGACGGCACCGAAGGCCGGGTCATTGACATCGACTGGCGCGCCACGCGCCTGCAAACCGCGCAAGGCAGCATGGCGGTGATTCCCAACTCGTTGGCGGCCAAGGCCAAGATCATCAACTTCAGCCGGCCCAGTGACATTTTCGGCGTCTCCGTCAGCTTGCAACTGAGCCCGCACGCACGTCCGCAAACGGTGATCGACGCGTTGGAACGGGCGATGCAAGGATGCCGCTATCTGTTGAATAAACCGGCGCCATGCGTAGCGTTGAAAGGCTCCAGCGCCACGGGCGTAGAATACGAAATCAGTGGTTTCGTCGTCTCGATGGACCAGAAACGCATGGTTCGCAATCTGCTGTTCGACCTGGCGTTCCGGCACTTGCAGGCCAGCGGTGTCAGCCTGTTGTCGAACGTCGAACCGAATGCACCTGCCAACCTGTCGCGGCCACGGGCATTGCTGGACGCCTCGAACATTTTCTCGACCCTGCGTCAGGAAGAGAAAGAAACCTTCAGTCAGAACATGACACTGCAAACTTTCCGCCCTGGTGAAATGATCCTGCCGGCCGGGGAGGTCAGCGATCATTTGTTCATCATCGAATCCGGCGTCGTGTCGGTGGAGCTGAGCCGCCGTGGGGTCAAGTTTGAAACCGGGCGCATGGGGCCGGGCGAGGTGATCGGCGAGGGCGGGATTTTGTCCGATACGGCGATGCCGGCAGACTTTATCGCCAAGACGGTCTGCAGCTTGTACCGAATCGAGAAGGAATACCTCCAACCGTGCCTGGATGCGCGGCATGACATCGGCGAAGCGATGAAGGCGTTGCTGGATTTTCGCTTGAACAAGGCTCAGACGCTGATTCAGGAAACACCCAAGGTGGTGGAGAAGAAAGGGTTTTTGCAGTGGTTGCGCAAGCGTAGCGGTTGA
- a CDS encoding LysR substrate-binding domain-containing protein encodes MVEDLNTLYYFTQVVEHRGFAPAGRALDMPKSKLSRRIAELEERLGVRLLHRTSRHCSLTEIGQAYYQRCLAMRVEAESAAELIERNRSEPQGLVRISCPTALLNTWVGPMLTRYMLKYPLVELFIESTNRRVDLIHEGFDIALRVRFPPLENTDMVMKVLGNSTQCLVGIPAFLQRLSSPATPADLSGLPSVHWGGAQREYQWELFGADGASALIRHTPRMVTDDLLALRHAVLSGIGIAHLPNVVVRDDIATGRLVELVPGWTPKCGIVHAIFPSRRGLLPSVRTLIDFLGEEFSHSDIA; translated from the coding sequence ATGGTGGAAGACCTCAACACCCTGTACTACTTCACTCAGGTGGTGGAACACCGCGGTTTCGCCCCCGCCGGCCGCGCGCTGGACATGCCCAAATCCAAGCTCAGCCGACGCATCGCCGAGCTCGAAGAACGCCTCGGCGTGCGGCTGCTGCACCGCACCAGCCGGCATTGTTCATTGACCGAAATCGGCCAGGCGTATTACCAACGTTGCCTGGCCATGCGGGTGGAAGCCGAAAGCGCCGCCGAACTGATCGAACGCAATCGCTCCGAACCCCAAGGCCTGGTGCGCATCAGTTGCCCGACCGCGCTGCTGAACACCTGGGTCGGGCCGATGCTGACCCGCTACATGCTCAAATACCCGTTGGTGGAGTTGTTTATCGAAAGCACCAACCGCCGGGTCGATCTGATCCACGAAGGGTTCGATATCGCTCTGCGAGTGCGCTTTCCACCGCTGGAAAACACCGACATGGTGATGAAGGTGCTGGGCAACAGCACCCAATGCCTGGTGGGCATTCCGGCGTTTTTGCAGCGTTTGTCGTCACCGGCCACACCGGCTGACCTCAGCGGCCTGCCAAGCGTGCATTGGGGTGGCGCGCAGCGTGAATATCAGTGGGAATTGTTCGGCGCCGACGGCGCCAGCGCGCTGATTCGTCATACCCCGCGGATGGTCACCGACGACTTGCTGGCCTTGCGTCACGCGGTGCTCTCCGGCATCGGCATCGCCCACCTGCCGAACGTGGTAGTGCGCGATGACATCGCTACTGGCCGCTTGGTGGAACTGGTGCCGGGCTGGACACCCAAGTGCGGGATCGTGCATGCGATCTTCCCCTCACGACGCGGACTGCTGCCGTCGGTGCGGACCTTGATCGATTTTCTGGGGGAGGAATTCAGTCATAGCGATATTGCTTAG
- a CDS encoding carboxymuconolactone decarboxylase family protein, whose protein sequence is MQPRIDFYTASPDGLKAMIALETAVSKLPLEKSLIELVKLRASQINGCAFCIDMHTADAIKGGETPRRLFAVTAWREAPFFTDRERAALAWTESLTQLSLTHAPDEDYLLLSAEFSPKEMVDLTVAISTINSWNRLAVGFRKMPQA, encoded by the coding sequence ATGCAACCTCGTATCGATTTCTACACCGCCTCCCCAGACGGTCTCAAAGCCATGATCGCCCTGGAAACCGCCGTCTCGAAACTACCGCTGGAAAAGTCGCTGATCGAACTGGTCAAGCTGCGCGCTTCGCAGATCAACGGCTGCGCCTTTTGCATCGACATGCACACCGCTGATGCCATCAAGGGCGGGGAAACGCCACGCCGGCTGTTCGCCGTGACGGCCTGGCGCGAGGCACCGTTCTTCACCGATCGTGAACGGGCGGCTCTGGCCTGGACCGAGTCCCTGACCCAGCTGAGTCTGACCCACGCCCCGGATGAAGACTATTTGCTGCTCAGCGCCGAGTTCAGTCCCAAGGAAATGGTCGACCTGACCGTGGCGATTTCCACCATTAACAGCTGGAATCGGCTGGCCGTGGGTTTTCGTAAAATGCCTCAGGCGTAA